GGGTAGGCCAGCTCGGCGCGCATCAGCATCGCCATGAGGCCGCCGATCAGGAAGAACCCGAACGCGGTCCCGAAGTACATCTTCCCGATCATCTTGTGATCGGTCGTGCCCAGCACGCGGGCGAGCATCGAGCCGGGTCTGGCTCGGTGCGGTACGGCGACCGGGGTCAGCTCCAACGGGCGATCGGGTGCGAGTGTCACGGGCACCTCCTCAGGGAGGTTTATCCAATTCGATGCTGTATAAACTATGACTATGGCACAACCCACCCGCGACGGGGAAGATGCCGGCGGAGCCGGGGACCGTCGGGCCCGCATCCTGCGGCTGCTCCAGGAGCAGTCCCGGGCGCTGGACATCACGCAGATCGCCGCTCTGGCGGGGATCCACCGCAACACCGTCCGCTTCCATCTGGAGAACCTGGTCGCCGCCGGCACGGTGGAACGATCGACGGGACGCCCCACGGCGCGAGGGGGCAGACCGCCGCAGCTGTTCCGCACGGCACCCGGCTGGGACCGCACCGGCCCGCGGAACTACCTCGGCCTCGCGGCGGCGCTGCTCGAGCAGCTGCGGACTCGCCCGGACGCCGCCGCGGCGGCGGAGGAGGCAGGGCTCGCGTGGGGGGAACGGCTCGGCGCCGACGCCCCGGTTCCGGCAGACGCCGACGCGGCCCGCAGCACGCTGACGAGCGGACTTCGGCAGCTGGGCTTCGCCCCCGAGCAGGTGGACGAGCGGCGGATCGATCTGCGGCATTGCCCGTTCGTCGAGCTCGCCGCCGATCCCGACCGTCTCGTCTGCCGGCTGCATCGTGGGCTGCTGCAGGCCGCGGTCGCCGGGTGGCCGGACGCGATACGGGGCGTCGACCTCGAGCCCGAGGTCGAGCCGGGTCGCTGCGTCGTCCGCCTCACGCCGGCCCAGTGAGCAGCCCGCCAGAACCGTTGTGTTGTGGCGACTTCGGGCGACGTCGCCCGAAGTCGTCACAAGTCAACGGGGGCTAGGTGGTGAGCTGGCGCTTGCTGGAGATGACGCCGGTGTCGAAGCCCGCGAAGTGCAGGCCGCCGTGGAAGCGCGCGTGCTCGATCTTCGTGCAGCGGTCCATCACGACCGTCATCCCGGCCGCCTCCGCGCGGCGCGTGGACTCCTCGTCCCACAGCCCCAGCTGCAGCCATAGGGTCTTCGCGCCGACCTCGATCGCGTCGTCGAGGACCTCGGGGATGTCGCTCTGCTTGCGGAACACGTCGACGATGTCCGGCACCACCGGCAGCTCGCGCAGCGACGGGTACACCGGATGCCCGTGCACCTCCTTGAGCGAGGGGTTGACGAAGTACACGTCGTACTCGTGCGTCGCGAGCAGGTAGGTCGCCACGAAGTACGACGCGCGGGAGGGCTTGTTCGAGGCGCCGACGATGGCGATCGACTTCGCCGTGCGCAGCAGGTTCAGCCGTTCGGGGGCCGACGGGCCCTGCCAGGTGCGAGCCGGTCGCGTCATCACTGCTCTCCGATCGCCGCGGTCAATGCCTGGTCCAGGTCCCAGAGTATGTCCTCGATGTCCTCCAGCCCGACCGAGATGCGGATCAGGTCGTCGGGGACGCCGGCCGCGACGAGCTGCTCGTCGCTGAGCTGCCGGTGGGTAGTGGACGCCGGGTGCAGCACGAGGGTCCGCGAGTCGCCGACGTTGGCCAGGTGCGAGGCGACCTGCAGCGC
The sequence above is drawn from the Cumulibacter manganitolerans genome and encodes:
- a CDS encoding helix-turn-helix transcriptional regulator; the encoded protein is MAQPTRDGEDAGGAGDRRARILRLLQEQSRALDITQIAALAGIHRNTVRFHLENLVAAGTVERSTGRPTARGGRPPQLFRTAPGWDRTGPRNYLGLAAALLEQLRTRPDAAAAAEEAGLAWGERLGADAPVPADADAARSTLTSGLRQLGFAPEQVDERRIDLRHCPFVELAADPDRLVCRLHRGLLQAAVAGWPDAIRGVDLEPEVEPGRCVVRLTPAQ
- a CDS encoding CoA-binding protein translates to MTRPARTWQGPSAPERLNLLRTAKSIAIVGASNKPSRASYFVATYLLATHEYDVYFVNPSLKEVHGHPVYPSLRELPVVPDIVDVFRKQSDIPEVLDDAIEVGAKTLWLQLGLWDEESTRRAEAAGMTVVMDRCTKIEHARFHGGLHFAGFDTGVISSKRQLTT